Below is a genomic region from Lonsdalea populi.
ATGTTTGATTCCATTCTGGTGGTTTGTGTCGGCAACATATGCCGCTCTCCGACGGGGGAGCGGTTATTAAGACAGGCGCTGCCGGGCAAGACGGTGGCTTCGGCCGGACTGGGCGCGCTGGTCGGCAACCCCGCGGACAGAATGGCAGCGGAAGTCGCGGCCCAGCATGGCTTGTCGCTGGAGGGGCATCGCGCTCGCCAGCTTACTGGCACACTGTGCCGCCAGTTTGATCTGATTCTGGTGATGGAGAAGGGGCATATTGATGCCGTTGGCCGCCATGCGCCGGAAGTGAGAGGAAAAACCATGCTATTCGGCTACTGGCTGAACCAGCAGGAAATAGACGACCCCTACCGTAGAAGTCGTGAAGCGTTTGAAATGGTATTCACCCAATTAGAACAGTCTGCCCATCAATGGGTGCAGGCACTGAGCCGTTAACCTGCAGGGATTAAGATGTCAGAGAAAATTGCCGTGAAAACATCTGAAATTGATAGATCAGACGATGTCGATTTGGGCCGTTTACTGGGAACAATGCTGGATAACCGCTGGCTTATAATCAGCGTCACCACCATTTTTACTGTGCTCGGCATTCTCTATGTATTAATGGCGACGCCGATTTATCGCGCCGATGCGTTAATACAAGTTGAACAAGATGCGGGAGACAGCCTCTTAAAAGATGTTTCCAGCATGTTGCCGGACGCCAAGCCGCAATCTGCCGCTGAGATTGAATTAATCAAATCCCGGATGGTGATTGGGAAAACCGTTCAAGATTTATCGTTGGACACGGAGGTGGAGCAAAAATACTTCCCAGGCATCGGTAAAGGTTTCGCGCGCATTCTGAATCAGAAGTCTGGAAATATCGCCATTTCCCGCCTGCAGGTCCCCGGCATGGTCATGAACAAAGTGCTGACGCTGGAAGTGTTGGATAGCGGGCGCTATCGCCTGACCGACAGCGACGGCCGCGTTGATATTACGGGGAAAGTCGGGCAACTGGAAAGTCGCGATAGGGTTTCTATTCTGGTGAGTGATATTGAAGCGCCGGCAGGAACGGAATTCAACGTGCGTAAACTGGATGAGCTGACGGCGATTAATAAAACGCTTAATGCGCTGGCGGTGGCGGATAAGGGCAAAGATACCGGCGTATTGTCACTGACGCTGGAAGGCGTTGATCCCGAGCAGACGCAAAAGATTCTGAACAGCATCGCCGATAATTATCTGCAGCAGAACGTTGAACGGAAATCAGCGGAAGCGGCGAAAAGTCTGGAATTTCTCAAAGGTCAGCTGCCTATTGTACGGACCTCGTTGGATGAGGCGGAAAATAAGCTGAATCTCTTCCGCCAACAGAATGACTCCGTGGATCTCACGCTGGAAGCGAAGTCCGTGTTGGATACGATGGTGGGCGTTGAGTCTCAGTTGAACGAGCTTACCTTTAAAGAGGCGGAAATTTCCAAGCTCTATACCAAGGAGCATCCGGCCTACCGCGCTCTGATGGAAAAACGCAAAACGCTGGAAGATGAGCGGGACAAACTGAACAAACGCGTCAACGGCATGCCCAAGACCCAGCAGGAAATTCTGCGGTTAACGCGTGACGTCAATGTCGGTCAGGAAGTCTATGTCCAGTTGATGAATAAACAGCAGGAACTGAGTATTAACAAGGCCAGCACCGTCGGCAACGTGCGAATCATCGACTCGGCGATGGTGAAAATGAGCCCGGTGAAACCGAAGAAAGCGTTGATGGTGTTGCTGTCAATCATCCTTGGCAGCATGGTGTCCGTTGCTTTCGTCGTGCTCAAAACCGTATTGCATAAAGGGATCGAAAACCCCGAGCAGTTGGAAGAGCTGGGCGTCAATGTCTATGCCAGCGTGCCGCTGTCCGAATGGCAGCAGAAGAAAGATCGTGAAACGGCCGTCAGACATAAACGGGGCAGCCCTATGGTTCCTTCGCTGCTGGCGATGGGGAATCCGACCGATCTGGCTATCGAAGCGATCCGGAGTCTGCGCACCAGCCTGCACTTCGCCATGATGGAAGCGAAAAACAATGTACTGATGATTTCCGGCGCCAGTCCGGGTATCGGCAAGTCTTTTATCAGCGCCAACCTGGGGGCTGTCGTTGCCCAGTCGGGCCAGCGCGTTCTGGTGGTGGACTGCGACATGCGCAAAGGCTATGCCCACCAGTTGATGGGGACGAGCGGCGACAAAGGGCTATCGGATATTCTGTCCGGACAGCTTGCCGCGGAAACGACGGTGCGTCAGACAGCCCAGGAAAATCTGAGTTTTATTCCGCGTGGGCAGATCCCGCCGAACCCGTCGGAACTGTTAATGCACAACAATTTCTCCCGTTTCCTGGGGTGGGCGAGTGAAAACTTCGACATCGTTCTACTGGATACGCCGCCGATTCTGGCCGTGACCGACGCGGCGATCATCAGCCGTCAGGTGGGCACGTCGCTGCTGGTGGCTCGCTTCCTGGTAAATACGCCGAAGGAGATCGAAGTCAGCATCCGCCGTTTCGAGCAGAACGGTGCCGACATCAAGGGCGTTATCTTGAATGCCGTCGTGAAACGCGCGGCCAGCTACTACGGAGATGGTAGCTACAACTACTATGCGTATGAATACAAGTCGGATAATTAACGACCGAACATTCAGCGATGAGCGTGTATCCAACGTCGTATGGCCTGGAAGCGTCGAATGCACGGGGCTTCCAGGCTCCATATCCACGATATCGCCATCGCCGTCCGACGCCTGTCATCACCCTATCTGCAGTTCATTTTATTTAGAGCGTATTCGCTAATGTCTATAGCAACCGAAAGTCACGCCCCGGTAGTGAAATATAGGGAAGGTACTCTGACATCGGCATTGCGTTGGCTGATCGCCGCCTCGTTTGTCGCTACGCCGTTGAACCCCTATATCAGTGACATGACCGTGTATTTGTGGCTGCCATTGGTGTTTTTGGATTTTCAATTTCTTGCGCGACTTAAAAAGGTCACGTTAAAACCGACGCTGTTCATTCTGCTCTTTCTAAGCTTCTGTCTGCTGATTGGACGGATTGATATCGCGGTCAAGGGCGCCGCTATCAGCCTCGGCGTGATTTATCTGATCAAAGTGGGCAAGCCGATCGTCAACAAGATCTTCGTCTGTCTGGTTTTTTCCGCGCTGTGGTGCGTGCTGCAATTTATCGCTTTCCAGTTTGGTCAGGAATATTCCGCCATGCTTGGTCCCAGCGCGATATCGACGCTTATTTGGGGGGCATACGCGACGGAGACCTACACTAACCAATATGTCGTGTTCTTCCTTCCGCGTATGTCGGGGTTATCCAGAGAGGCCGGCTTTTTTGTATCGCTGCTGCTGATTACTTTTATCATCAGGGCAAGAGATAAAAAATTGACGAAGAAAGAGATACTGGTTTTTATTCTGGCCTTCATGTTCAGCCTGTCCAAAGTGTCTCTGGTACTGTTTATTTTCCTGTTTCTCTATTTGCTGCGGCACTACATTCGAAAAATACCTGTAAACATCACCATCATTACGTTTATTTTTTTGTCAGTCTGCCTGGCTCACTACCTGAATGTGGGATCGCCGGACTACTTTTACGGTCATGAATCTTTCGCTCACCGGTTTTCCCCGTCCTATTTATTGACGGATATGAAGCTGCCGAACCTGCTGTTTGGTTGTGACAGGGAATATCAGTGTTTCAACAGCAGCCAGCCGATCATTGGTTTCTTTGAGCCTAAAGGATTAAAACCTAATATTGGTCTATCAGGTATTTTGGTGGAAATGGGCGTGTTTGGACTGGTGACGATATTTCTGGCTTCCGTGTTGCTGAAACTGGATAGCTATGACATGGGGATCCTGATCTGCTTCACCCAGACCGTCACGCTCTTTACCGTCGATAGTTTCATTATCCTCACGTATTACTACATCATCACGAACAAACAATATCGTTAGGGATGATACCGAGACTTTTAACCAGACAATCAGGGTGATTATGTGATTTTCGTCAATGCCAGGTTTCTAACTCAAGATATTACCGGGGTGCAGCGCTTTGCAGAAGAACTGAGCCTGTCTCTGAATACAATGAGAGATGACGTGGTGTTCCTGTCACCGCGCAATATATTAAGACAGGATGTCGCTAAACAGCTCAACGTCAAAATTATCGGTAAAAACAGCGGCCATATTTGGGAGCAATACGATCTCCCCAACTATCTCAAGCGGAACGGTTCGCCTTTATTAATCAATTTGTGCAGCACTGCCCCCGTTTTTTATAAGAACAAAATTGTGACGCATCATGATGTCACGTATAAACGCTATCCGCAGAGCTATTCTAAAAAATTCAGGCTGCTGTATAACACCCTGGTCCCGTTAATGATTAAAAATTCCCATAAGCTGATTACCGTCAGTGAATTTTCTAAGCTGGAATTGGGGAAATATTATCACGTCGATCCTCATAAAATCGCCGTGGTTTACAATGCGGTGAGCGGTAAATTTAGCGGGAATGATAAAGTCAGCGCGGATGTCGGTCGCGATGCCTATTTGCTGGCGGTATCCTCCCCGAATTATCACAAGAACTTCCATAGTCTGATCGAAGCCTTCAGCCAACTGGACAATAAAGACATTACGTTGAAGGTAGTTGGCGGCGGTTCCGGAAGCTTTAAAAAACAGAGTTATCTGCAAAATTTTGACGAAAGCCGTATTCAATTTGTTGGCCGCGTCAGTGATGACGACCTGCTGGAGCTGTATCGCAACGCCATCGCGTTCATTTTTCCTTCGTTGTATGAAGGTTTCGGTATTCCCCCACTGGAAGCTCAGGCGTGCGGGTGTCCGGTGGTTTCCTCTCAGGCAGCCTCTATGCCGGAAGTATTAGGCGACAGCGCGACGTTTTTTTCACCACTCGATATTCATGATATGAGTGAAAAAATCGCTTCGGTCCTGTCTGATCCTGACTTGAGGAGTTCTCTTATTCAAAATGGATATGAAAATATTCAAAGATTCTCCTGGAATAAATCCGCAGAGCAACTGAGTCATATTATTGATGGCGTTTTAAATAAACGCTGATTGATTTTTTATTTTTAGGGAGATGAATATGTCAGATAACTACAAAGTAGGGATCGTGACGGACTGGCTGGTGACCTATGCAGGTGCAGAGAAAGTTCTCAAAGAAATGCTGGCGGTTTATCCAAAAGCGGAACTTTACTCCGTCATCGATTTTTTTGATGAAAAAAGCCGTGAGTTAATTGCCAATAAACACGCAACAACTACCTTTATTCAAAAATTTCCTAAAGCTAAGAAAATCTATCAGAAATATCTGCCTCTTATGCCATTGGCGATTGAGCAATTAGACGTGTCGAGTTATGACGTCGTTTTATCCAGCAGTCACGCGGTAGCGAAAGGGGTTATTACCGGGCCAGATCAATTACATATTAGTTATGTGCATTCACCTATGCGCTACGCCTGGGATTTACAGCATCAATATCTTAAAGAAACCGGACTAAATAAAGGGGTGAAAGGTTTTATCGCCAAAGTCCTATTGCACAAGCTGCGGCTTTGGGATTACCGTACTGCCAACGGCGTAGACCACTTTGTGGCGAACTCTCACTTTATCGCCCGAAGAATCAATAAAATCTATCGCCGTGAAGCTGATGTGATTTATCCCCCGGTCGATATTTCAAGCTTTGAGTTTTCAGATAAGAAAGAGGAGTTCTA
It encodes:
- a CDS encoding arsenate reductase/protein-tyrosine-phosphatase family protein codes for the protein MFDSILVVCVGNICRSPTGERLLRQALPGKTVASAGLGALVGNPADRMAAEVAAQHGLSLEGHRARQLTGTLCRQFDLILVMEKGHIDAVGRHAPEVRGKTMLFGYWLNQQEIDDPYRRSREAFEMVFTQLEQSAHQWVQALSR
- the wzc gene encoding tyrosine-protein kinase Wzc, producing MSEKIAVKTSEIDRSDDVDLGRLLGTMLDNRWLIISVTTIFTVLGILYVLMATPIYRADALIQVEQDAGDSLLKDVSSMLPDAKPQSAAEIELIKSRMVIGKTVQDLSLDTEVEQKYFPGIGKGFARILNQKSGNIAISRLQVPGMVMNKVLTLEVLDSGRYRLTDSDGRVDITGKVGQLESRDRVSILVSDIEAPAGTEFNVRKLDELTAINKTLNALAVADKGKDTGVLSLTLEGVDPEQTQKILNSIADNYLQQNVERKSAEAAKSLEFLKGQLPIVRTSLDEAENKLNLFRQQNDSVDLTLEAKSVLDTMVGVESQLNELTFKEAEISKLYTKEHPAYRALMEKRKTLEDERDKLNKRVNGMPKTQQEILRLTRDVNVGQEVYVQLMNKQQELSINKASTVGNVRIIDSAMVKMSPVKPKKALMVLLSIILGSMVSVAFVVLKTVLHKGIENPEQLEELGVNVYASVPLSEWQQKKDRETAVRHKRGSPMVPSLLAMGNPTDLAIEAIRSLRTSLHFAMMEAKNNVLMISGASPGIGKSFISANLGAVVAQSGQRVLVVDCDMRKGYAHQLMGTSGDKGLSDILSGQLAAETTVRQTAQENLSFIPRGQIPPNPSELLMHNNFSRFLGWASENFDIVLLDTPPILAVTDAAIISRQVGTSLLVARFLVNTPKEIEVSIRRFEQNGADIKGVILNAVVKRAASYYGDGSYNYYAYEYKSDN
- a CDS encoding glycosyltransferase family 4 protein, with protein sequence MIFVNARFLTQDITGVQRFAEELSLSLNTMRDDVVFLSPRNILRQDVAKQLNVKIIGKNSGHIWEQYDLPNYLKRNGSPLLINLCSTAPVFYKNKIVTHHDVTYKRYPQSYSKKFRLLYNTLVPLMIKNSHKLITVSEFSKLELGKYYHVDPHKIAVVYNAVSGKFSGNDKVSADVGRDAYLLAVSSPNYHKNFHSLIEAFSQLDNKDITLKVVGGGSGSFKKQSYLQNFDESRIQFVGRVSDDDLLELYRNAIAFIFPSLYEGFGIPPLEAQACGCPVVSSQAASMPEVLGDSATFFSPLDIHDMSEKIASVLSDPDLRSSLIQNGYENIQRFSWNKSAEQLSHIIDGVLNKR
- a CDS encoding glycosyltransferase family 4 protein; this encodes MSDNYKVGIVTDWLVTYAGAEKVLKEMLAVYPKAELYSVIDFFDEKSRELIANKHATTTFIQKFPKAKKIYQKYLPLMPLAIEQLDVSSYDVVLSSSHAVAKGVITGPDQLHISYVHSPMRYAWDLQHQYLKETGLNKGVKGFIAKVLLHKLRLWDYRTANGVDHFVANSHFIARRINKIYRREADVIYPPVDISSFEFSDKKEEFYLTASRLVPYKKVDLIVDAFAKMPDKKLLVIGDGSDMEKIKALAKPNIELLGYQSDAALIDSMQRAKAFVFAAEEDFGISPVEAQACGTPVIAFGKGGVLETVRPLGVDKPTGLFFEQQTAESLRQAVNDFECLDGKIRAEDCRENALRFSVNRFQLEFNNYVKNKWELFDESKKIIY